Sequence from the Temnothorax longispinosus isolate EJ_2023e chromosome 6, Tlon_JGU_v1, whole genome shotgun sequence genome:
ATTAATACTAGCGCTCAGTTTAATATTAAGCAAAAGTATGATGTCAAACGTCGCCAAAAtaggaaaggaagaaaataactcttatgtaaataaaaattgttacaataatgaaatgtaattttaactGCCTGATAAAAATGgtacttaatattaataatactgtaTTGGACCAATGCATGCgaagtattttaaaatcaaCAAATAATTGGCCATAATAGACTAAGTGCCCTATatgtaaagatattttctgaagaattgagttaaataataaattatatctctgATAACATAAAAGAGTTATTTTTCGCTTAgggataatatatatttcagactAATTGTTTGAGTTGATATTGAATCACTTGTTCCGCATATATTTCACAATTGTTATGCGTATGTATTTCACGATCTTTACGCActgatattttttgaaattttgccGCATCTTGTAAACGTTAAACTGATCATAATTACACAAAAAatgatacaaattatttcgtGTTACATATGTTTGATAATATACATGTTGTTTAGAAGACGAAGTTGTGTATATAATAGTTCCTAagattaattactaattattataacatatattgtgaaataaaGCGCGAAAACGTTATAAAAGCATTGAAAAACTCTATATCCTACTTACTAtactgatataattataagataattataagttataacaCGTGAgaataagtaagaaaaatactACGTTTGTTTCGtgaataaatactttttatttttaatctgtaaaaatgttataaatctgtatttatatttatttttactattttacaaatttatttagcaAATTTTCCTAAATATCTCAACTCATGGCACAGCCAAATTACAGTACTTAAAAGTATAAGACTACCAGATTGGTGCGACGCAGCTAACGATAGAGGAACATGGTATAATAAAGTCGAAATTCCTAAAAGTACTTGAAGATAACCTGCACAAAGTACCGCAGCCACAGCCTTTCTTCCTCGACCAGGAAGTTTATGTTTACGAGACAAAATGCCCAAACAAGTTATTAATGCTATAGTAGTGACTCCCTGCATAAATGATATACACATGAAATAATGTAGGCACAGTAACATGCTTAACGACCGTATTACACAACTTACCAAAATTCTGTGATCAAATTGAACTGTAGCTGGATTTTCCGTGAAGTTTCGTAATGCAGGAGATATGGCAAGTATATCATCGGGTATCCACTTATCTGCCATTTTTGggaaagtattataaataagaccAGCATCCATTCCAGCTACAAATGCTCCCGACAAAGCAGTGAGAAATACTAGCCCTTTTGTTGAGTGAATTAATCCTTTAAATCTTTTCAGTGCCTTCAGGGCATTACTTGTGATTGTGGTACTAGAGGAATTCGCAGTTAGCTTTTGAGCAGGAATCAGATGATCCAAAGCATTATAAAGAAATCCAGTATATAGGAGCAATGCTAATCCAAGATGCGCAGCTAAACGATACTGCGACACCCGCGGCACGTCGGAAGGTTCTATAAAACGATCTTCCAATCCAGATTTGACCATATACCATCCCATGAGTCCTTGCAAGCCGATTAGCGATCCTAAGGCAACAACGCGCATTTTCATTCCGCGTTTTAGCATACCCTTATACCAGAAATATGTTGCCGGAATTACAAATACAGCGCCGATTAAACGTCCCCATGTTCTATGCAAATATTCCATCCACCAAATACGTTTGAACTCCTCTAACGTCATACTGTGGTTGGTTCTACAGCAAAATTAACggcatatataatacatttccATGCGTTACATTGGTTCTTCGGTATTAACACGTTgtttcttacattttatattcagGAAATTGTTTGTAACGCTCAAATTCCGAGACCCATTGAGCTTCGTTTAGAGGCATTTTCTCTCCCAGCAATTTCCAGGTAACCATGGACAAGCCCGATTCGGTGAGTCTTGTTATACCACCTAAATACATAGAAGAAAGGAGAAATAATCTTCAGTTGTTtcttaaatacattttattcacCTTAACATGTACTTAATGTGTTTTAcacaattaaatgttacataaatttgAATTGCACGTAGGTACTGATATATTAGACCAAAGAGAAGGCTGTCACATTTTAGATTCTACTTTCCATACGTCTTTTCTATAATGCTCTTCACCACGACGCAGATATAGTGAtagtatacaaaataaatgagaGTACCTAGTGCGACCGCTACGAAAACCATGCCACCGCAGGTGAGCAACCAAGATCCCACAATTTTGTCATTTCTACTGCTCGGTTTTGCGGCATAATTACGAATTACAACGTTCGCTTGTTTCAGTGGTCTCtgtaaattgttaaaatcagTAAAATTAGTACACACATCTGACATCGTTcttattaaacttatttaaattgcaCACGCAGCAAGTATACTTGAGTGTCGGAGTGTATTACCTTCTGTAATAGGAATTTCGAGCAGTATTCCTTAAAAGAAGCGTCGTTACATCGCACGACGTCGGTTTTTGCATTTGTAAACAGGTGTTGCCGGCTAAGTGTGCGTCTCGTTGCGTTATATGCGCCTAATACCTTCGTATGATACCTCACGACGTTCAACATActgcaattaaaatacaaaatacagCGAGCATTGATAAACGTAATTACACACTGGCGTGTGCACGTGAGGTGTTGTTAGTTCTTAGAAACGCAAAAATAAGACGCGATAAGATTACACCCCATAAGATCCCGGCACAATAATGCAAAATGCAATACAAGCGCACGGAGTACGGAGTACGGAGCGCATTGAGCGCACAGAGCGCAGCGCACTATTCGAGTGGTGCCATCTAcaaaatagaagaagaagaagaatgatTCGATCATGTGCTGAATGTCTCGTGTAAACAACAGTTTTTGGTTATGGCCTCGTCTCcgaattttgatttaaaagagCGATTAGATATTAGTTTCAAAGATACGGCAGCTCTAAATTCATTATGCAGGAATTTAGCTTCCGGTacgtattttacaaaaaataaaaatgtcttgtaaagtatatttttttatgtacttatgctacaaaatttaaagaacCAGtagtaaaaaaagagagaaagatacaaaaattaaattttatacacaaataCAGCTTGGGAGTCAAATAATATACTTGGTTTtcttaagtttattatttctctaacCTAgagaaatatgataatttcaACTTGCACAccacatatttatatgaacTATATGTAAACTTGAATCTTCCCACAATCACTGTTATATCTCTTGATTTAATGAGTATATTGAAATCTAAATTTTGTAATGcacgtaattataaaaattagagtctaaaattatattgtggAAGACATTAAACTGCTTTGTTTCAGAAATAGAATTAGGTTCTGTGAAACTCTGCACGTTTGTGGAGACACTAGGTTCTTACATGACAGACCAAAATGTTCTTACGAGGGAGAAAGGAGTTATGGCCCTTTCCTCCGTTTTGTCGCAGCTGCCCCAAGATTATCTCACTGAATCAGAATTGCGTTTTAT
This genomic interval carries:
- the LOC139815004 gene encoding heme A synthase COX15 — encoded protein: MLNVVRYHTKVLGAYNATRRTLSRQHLFTNAKTDVVRCNDASFKEYCSKFLLQKRPLKQANVVIRNYAAKPSSRNDKIVGSWLLTCGGMVFVAVALGGITRLTESGLSMVTWKLLGEKMPLNEAQWVSEFERYKQFPEYKITNHSMTLEEFKRIWWMEYLHRTWGRLIGAVFVIPATYFWYKGMLKRGMKMRVVALGSLIGLQGLMGWYMVKSGLEDRFIEPSDVPRVSQYRLAAHLGLALLLYTGFLYNALDHLIPAQKLTANSSSTTITSNALKALKRFKGLIHSTKGLVFLTALSGAFVAGMDAGLIYNTFPKMADKWIPDDILAISPALRNFTENPATVQFDHRILGVTTIALITCLGILSRKHKLPGRGRKAVAAVLCAGYLQVLLGISTLLYHVPLSLAASHQSGSLILLSTVIWLCHELRYLGKFAK